From the genome of Gopherus evgoodei ecotype Sinaloan lineage chromosome 5, rGopEvg1_v1.p, whole genome shotgun sequence, one region includes:
- the NPFFR2 gene encoding neuropeptide FF receptor 2, producing MDEKVDSNSSLSWPHIWSFSGTYKYPYPDDNISYVDFYLHQPPVAAIFIISYLLIFLLCMLGNGVVCFIVLRSKHMRTVTNLFILNLAVSDLLVGIFCMPTTLLDNIIAGWPFGSMICKMSGMVQGISVSASVFTLVAIAVDRFRCIVYPFKQKLTTSTAVVILAVIWVLAIAIMCPSAVMLQVQEEKYFRVILGYGNQTSPIYWCREDWPNQEMRKIYTTVLFTNIYLAPLSLIVVMYARIGIALFNKAAPVGGKRSGAAPGSVSKKKQKVIKMLIIVALLFILSWLPLWTLMMLSDYANLTEVQLQIINIYIYPFAHWLAFFNSSINPIIYGFFNENFRRGFQAAFKLQLCSREMMRREFYSQRGQSNAILPATTHQLLEDQPSQNAKDKEKPMQRGNWMNNQQDLMMKDLERATNDNGIK from the exons ATGGATGAGAAAGTGGATTCCAATTCTTCACTCAGTTGGCCTCACATATGGAGTTTCAGTGGCACATACAAGTATCCATACCCAGACGATAACATTTCCTATGTGGACTTCTACCTTCATCAGCCACCAGTGGCAGCCATCTTCATCATCTCCtacctcctcatcttcctcctgtGTATGCTTGGCAATGGAGTGGTTTGCTTCATTGTTCTGAGGAGCAAGCACATGCGCACAGTCACAAACCTCTTCATCTTGAATCTGGCGGTCAGTGACTTACTGGTGGGGATATTCTGCATGCCCACCACTCTCCTGGATAACATCATAGCAG GCTGGCCCTTTGGGAGCATGATCTGCAAAATGAGTGGGATGGTCCAGGGAATCTCGGTCTCAGCCTCTGTTTTCACTTTGGTTGCAATTGCAGTTGACAG GTTCCGATGCATTGTTTACCCGTTTAAGCAGAAACTCACCACATCAACTGCGGTTGTCATTCTAGCAGTCATCTGGGTTCTGGCTATCGCCATCATGTGTCCGTCTGCAGTCATGTTGCAGGTACAAGAGGAAAAGTATTTCAGGGTGATCCTTGGCTATGGCAATCAAACCAGCCCTATATACTGGTGCCGGGAGGACTGGCCCAATCAGGAAATGAGAAAGATCTATACAACGGTGCTGTTTACCAACATCTACCTGGCTCCCCTTTCACTAATCGTCGTCATGTATGCCAGGATAGGGATAGCGCTCTTCAACAAAGCGGCACCTGTAGGGGGAAAACGGAGTGGCGCTGCTCCTGGCTCTGTGTCCAAGAAGAAGCAGAAGGTGATCAAAATGCTCATCATTGTGGCTTTACTTTTCATCCTGTCCTGGCTCCCTTTGTGGACTTTGATGATGCTCTCAGACTATGCCAATCTGACGGAGGTCCAGCTGCAGATCATCAACATTTACATCTACCCCTTTGCTCACTGGCTGGCCTTTTTCAACAGCAGCATCAACCCAATCATCTATGGCTTCTTCAACGAGAACTTTCGCCGAGGCTTCCAGGCAGCCTTTAAGCTTCAGCTCTGCTCCAGGGAAATGATGCGCAGGGAGTTCTATTCCCAGCGGGGCCAAAGCAATGCCATATTACCGGCAACCACCCACCAGCTGCTGGAGGACCAACCTTCTCAAAATGCCAAGGACAAGGAGAAACCAATGCAGAGAGGGAACTGGATGAACAACCAGCAGGACTTGATGATGAAAGACCTAGAAAGGGCAACCAACGACAATGGAATAAAATGA